In Lacibacter sp. H375, one DNA window encodes the following:
- a CDS encoding M43 family zinc metalloprotease yields the protein MNLIKPVLFLLLISTCCLNISAQKQKTPVIKRANSFQRCGTQTLFDEAVKKDPRLKTRMLNNRQTTVARYDQLNQINQLLRTNALITIPVVVHVILPNPGLVTDAQIQSQIDVLNADYGGLNADSVRIPAAFKSRYGKGNLRFCLAKRDPLGEATNGIVRVASSILSDPGEGDPVKFTCEGGSDAWDASKYLNIWVCEMPDGFLGYAYYASLPLPDVPLNERGFVNNYQAFGKNGTAVAPYNQGRTATHEIGHFFDLEHIWGPNNCDGAQSCTDDDGIADTPSQFDCTFGAPAADSVILDACQTTAPGIMWMNYMDYVDDRAMVMYTTQQQLRMEATLATVSWMQSLATSNGCTPVATFNRDAKFVRFNDAALGPCSNGTNFIYVCSSSYRPVVTIRNAGTDNITALTITARFGTGTPTITNWTGNLAPLASVDVTLNPMTLSTGTNANLIVYTSNPNGNVDQRLTNDTGRIDGVIFPVGTLPLTEGFESTTFPPQNWQRINPDNAITWERTTTAAKTGSASMFINNFDYDVNGNQDLMKSPLLEVRGKDSAFLTFQVAAAMFTNPFQADVPTDTLEIFVTDDCGKTLRSVYKKWGRDLITTGNIAVEEFFIPDANEWRRDSVFLGDFSGATAQYMQVVFRNTTNYENNIYIDDINIVVRDVNPNLKAKGVMITPNPFRERFSLQYYDPPANIEYINVYNQVGQLVWQKRIALGRPGSIPTPGYQEIDLGSMSSGIYTVQIVYRSRNTDTFRVIKVNN from the coding sequence ATGAACTTGATCAAACCGGTTCTCTTCCTTTTATTGATAAGCACCTGCTGTTTAAACATATCGGCACAAAAACAAAAAACACCAGTGATTAAACGTGCCAATAGCTTTCAACGCTGCGGTACCCAAACGCTTTTTGATGAGGCTGTAAAAAAAGATCCACGATTAAAGACCCGGATGTTGAACAACAGGCAAACCACCGTTGCCCGTTACGATCAACTCAATCAAATCAATCAACTCTTACGTACCAATGCGCTCATTACAATTCCAGTAGTGGTTCACGTGATTCTGCCAAACCCTGGTCTTGTAACAGATGCACAGATACAATCACAAATTGATGTGCTGAATGCAGACTATGGAGGTCTCAATGCCGATTCAGTTCGTATACCTGCAGCATTCAAATCACGATATGGCAAAGGCAATCTTCGGTTTTGTTTAGCAAAAAGAGATCCGCTTGGAGAAGCAACGAACGGAATTGTTCGTGTTGCTTCGTCAATTTTGTCTGATCCCGGTGAAGGAGATCCTGTGAAGTTTACATGTGAAGGCGGCAGCGATGCATGGGATGCTTCAAAATATTTAAATATCTGGGTTTGTGAAATGCCCGATGGCTTTTTAGGTTACGCTTACTACGCTTCATTACCCTTACCCGATGTGCCTTTAAACGAACGTGGTTTTGTAAACAATTACCAGGCATTTGGCAAAAACGGAACAGCGGTGGCACCTTATAACCAGGGCCGCACAGCTACGCATGAAATTGGTCACTTTTTTGATCTTGAACATATCTGGGGACCCAATAATTGTGATGGCGCACAAAGTTGTACTGATGATGATGGTATTGCAGATACACCTTCACAGTTTGATTGCACATTTGGTGCGCCTGCTGCAGATAGTGTTATTCTCGATGCATGCCAAACAACTGCACCCGGCATTATGTGGATGAACTATATGGACTATGTTGATGATCGTGCAATGGTGATGTATACCACGCAACAACAATTGCGTATGGAAGCAACACTTGCAACAGTTAGCTGGATGCAGTCTTTAGCCACTTCAAACGGATGTACGCCAGTTGCAACATTTAACCGTGATGCAAAATTTGTACGCTTCAATGATGCGGCACTTGGGCCTTGCAGTAACGGCACTAATTTTATTTATGTATGCAGCAGTTCTTATCGTCCTGTTGTAACAATCCGCAATGCAGGAACTGATAATATCACCGCTCTTACTATTACTGCAAGATTTGGAACAGGCACCCCAACTATAACCAATTGGACTGGCAACCTCGCACCGCTTGCATCGGTTGATGTTACGCTGAACCCAATGACGCTGAGTACGGGCACCAATGCGAATCTGATAGTGTACACATCAAACCCAAATGGAAATGTTGATCAACGTTTAACAAATGATACTGGCCGCATTGATGGAGTTATTTTTCCTGTCGGCACATTACCATTAACAGAAGGATTTGAATCAACAACCTTTCCTCCTCAAAATTGGCAACGTATAAATCCTGATAACGCCATCACCTGGGAACGCACAACTACTGCAGCTAAAACAGGTAGTGCCTCGATGTTCATCAATAATTTTGATTACGATGTAAATGGCAATCAGGACCTCATGAAATCTCCGTTGCTTGAAGTAAGAGGAAAAGACTCGGCCTTCCTGACCTTCCAGGTGGCTGCAGCCATGTTCACAAATCCATTCCAGGCAGATGTACCAACTGATACATTGGAAATATTTGTAACCGATGATTGTGGTAAAACACTCCGTTCTGTTTATAAAAAATGGGGACGTGACCTCATCACCACAGGCAATATTGCTGTTGAAGAATTTTTTATACCCGATGCAAACGAATGGCGGCGAGATAGCGTTTTTCTGGGCGATTTCTCCGGAGCAACTGCTCAATACATGCAAGTGGTTTTCCGCAATACCACGAACTATGAAAACAACATTTACATTGATGATATAAATATTGTAGTGCGTGATGTTAATCCAAACCTGAAAGCAAAGGGTGTAATGATAACACCCAACCCATTCAGAGAAAGGTTCTCTTTGCAGTATTATGATCCGCCTGCCAACATTGAATACATAAATGTATACAACCAGGTTGGTCAGTTAGTATGGCAGAAACGTATTGCTCTCGGCCGACCGGGCTCCATTCCTACTCCCGGCTACCAGGAAATTGATCTTGGCAGTATGAGTAGTGGCATTTACACCGTTCAGATCGTTTATCGTTCACGAAATACAGATACTTTCAGGGTGATCAAGGTCAATAATTAA
- a CDS encoding nucleoside permease: MNLKSRLTVLSFLQFFIWGIWLISLGGYMFANFNNPIDPNLGSKVGNTYGTMGWASLFMPALIGIIADKYIRAEIMLGISHIIAGLGLYYASTVTNAGDMYWAIFFVSCFYMPTIGLSNSVSYSLLSRQNLDIQKSFAPIRVWGTVGFIVAEWAVDLLGWTQNNNQFYFAAVAGIITGLYCFTLPRIEVSTSTEKKSFATRLGLDAFQLFKSPMMTKFFLFAMFLGAALQITNMFGNPFLGDFGKTPEYAESFAVKHSNILISLSQISETLFILAIPFFLKRFGIKQVMLISMIAWVLRFALFGLGNPGSGLSLLILSMIVYGMAFDFFNISGSLFVDREAKPGIRASAQGLFMLMTNGLGAILGGLFAGQVVDYFTDAAGIKDWPNIWYSFAAYSLVIAVLFFVTFKYKHDPNSISSVEH, translated from the coding sequence ATGAATCTTAAATCACGCCTTACGGTTTTAAGTTTTTTACAGTTTTTTATCTGGGGTATATGGCTTATTTCTTTGGGGGGCTATATGTTCGCCAATTTTAATAACCCTATTGATCCTAATCTGGGTTCCAAAGTAGGCAACACATACGGTACCATGGGCTGGGCATCGCTGTTTATGCCTGCGTTGATTGGAATCATTGCTGATAAGTATATCCGTGCCGAGATCATGTTGGGCATCAGTCATATTATTGCAGGCCTAGGATTGTATTACGCCAGCACGGTTACCAATGCCGGAGATATGTATTGGGCTATCTTCTTTGTAAGTTGTTTTTATATGCCAACTATCGGTTTGAGTAATTCTGTTTCTTACTCATTACTCAGTAGGCAAAACCTCGACATCCAAAAATCATTTGCACCCATTCGTGTATGGGGTACCGTTGGTTTTATTGTGGCTGAGTGGGCTGTTGATCTGTTGGGCTGGACGCAAAACAACAATCAGTTTTATTTTGCAGCAGTGGCGGGCATCATTACAGGCTTGTATTGTTTTACATTGCCACGTATTGAAGTAAGTACATCAACTGAAAAGAAATCGTTTGCTACCCGTTTGGGTTTAGATGCATTTCAATTGTTCAAAAGCCCGATGATGACGAAGTTCTTTTTGTTCGCTATGTTTTTGGGTGCTGCATTGCAGATTACAAACATGTTTGGTAATCCTTTCCTTGGCGATTTTGGAAAGACACCGGAGTATGCAGAAAGCTTTGCTGTAAAACATAGTAATATTCTGATATCACTTTCCCAGATATCAGAAACACTGTTTATTCTTGCTATACCGTTTTTCCTGAAACGTTTTGGCATTAAGCAGGTAATGTTGATCAGTATGATCGCATGGGTACTACGCTTTGCGTTGTTTGGTTTAGGTAATCCGGGTTCAGGACTTTCGTTGCTTATTCTGTCGATGATCGTTTATGGCATGGCGTTCGACTTCTTTAATATCTCCGGTTCGTTGTTTGTTGACAGGGAAGCAAAGCCGGGCATCAGAGCAAGTGCACAAGGTTTGTTTATGTTGATGACAAACGGACTTGGTGCTATCCTCGGTGGACTTTTTGCAGGACAGGTTGTTGATTATTTTACTGATGCTGCAGGTATAAAAGACTGGCCAAATATCTGGTATAGTTTTGCGGCTTATTCACTCGTAATTGCAGTACTGTTCTTTGTTACCTTCAAATACAAACATGATCCCAATTCAATAAGTTCTGTAGAGCATTAA
- a CDS encoding glutamine--tRNA ligase/YqeY domain fusion protein: MSDEKSLNFIEEIIEEDLKSGKYESILTRFPPEPNGYLHIGHSKSICLNFGLGIKYGGKTNLRFDDTNPVTEDTEYVDSIKEDIKWLGFTWANEFYASDYFEQLYGFAVKLIKKGLAYVDDSSSEEIAKQKGTPTQPGVRNKYSERTVEENLQLFADMRAGKYKDGEKVLRAKIDMTSPNMHLRDPLLYRIKHAHHHRTGDAWCIYPMYDFAHGQSDSIEKITHSICTLEFIPHRPLYDWCIEKLEIFPSKQYEFARLNLNYTVMSKRKLLQLVNEKHVTGWDDPRMPTISGLRRRGYTPESIRDFAERVGVAKRDNLIEFSLLEFCVREHLNKIAFRRMVVFNPIKVIITNYPEGQTETLHSENNPEDTTTGVRALPFSREILIEADDFMEVAPKKYFRLAPGQMVRLKSAYIIKCDEVVKNEDGSIAAIHCSYIPESKSGSDTSGISVKGTLHWVNAADAVEVEVREYDRLFRVENPASEEGDFKDYINPDSLTVVKGYAEPAIKTATLTDRFQFLRKGYYCLDKDSTENKFIFNRTVTLKDAWAKEVKKG, from the coding sequence ATGAGCGACGAAAAAAGCCTGAATTTTATTGAAGAGATCATTGAAGAAGACCTTAAAAGCGGGAAGTATGAATCTATTCTTACCCGTTTCCCTCCCGAGCCAAACGGCTACCTGCATATCGGTCACTCGAAAAGCATCTGTCTCAACTTTGGTTTGGGCATTAAATATGGCGGCAAAACAAATCTGCGTTTCGATGATACCAACCCGGTAACTGAAGACACAGAATATGTTGACAGCATCAAAGAAGATATTAAATGGCTGGGCTTCACCTGGGCCAATGAGTTTTATGCATCTGATTATTTTGAGCAGTTGTATGGCTTTGCTGTAAAGCTGATTAAAAAAGGATTGGCTTATGTTGATGACAGCAGCAGCGAAGAAATTGCCAAACAAAAGGGCACTCCTACCCAACCGGGTGTTCGCAACAAATACAGCGAACGCACAGTAGAAGAAAATCTTCAACTGTTTGCAGATATGCGTGCAGGAAAATACAAAGACGGCGAAAAAGTATTACGTGCAAAGATCGATATGACATCACCCAACATGCACTTGCGTGATCCACTCCTCTATCGCATCAAACACGCACATCATCACCGCACAGGTGATGCATGGTGCATTTACCCGATGTATGATTTTGCACACGGACAAAGTGATTCCATTGAAAAGATCACTCATTCCATCTGTACATTGGAATTTATTCCTCATCGTCCGTTGTACGACTGGTGTATTGAAAAATTAGAAATATTCCCATCAAAACAATATGAATTTGCAAGGCTCAACCTGAACTATACGGTGATGAGCAAACGCAAATTATTACAACTGGTGAATGAAAAACATGTAACCGGTTGGGATGATCCACGTATGCCCACCATCAGTGGTTTGCGCCGCAGAGGTTATACACCTGAAAGCATTCGTGATTTTGCAGAACGTGTGGGTGTGGCAAAACGTGACAACCTCATTGAGTTCAGTTTACTTGAATTTTGTGTGCGAGAACATTTGAATAAAATTGCCTTCCGCAGAATGGTGGTGTTCAATCCTATTAAAGTAATCATCACAAATTATCCTGAAGGACAAACAGAAACACTTCATTCAGAAAATAATCCTGAAGACACAACAACCGGCGTACGGGCTTTACCTTTCAGCCGTGAAATATTGATCGAAGCAGATGACTTTATGGAAGTGGCACCAAAGAAATATTTCCGTCTTGCTCCGGGGCAAATGGTGCGTTTGAAAAGTGCTTACATCATCAAATGCGATGAGGTAGTGAAGAATGAAGATGGTTCTATTGCAGCTATTCATTGCAGTTATATTCCTGAAAGTAAAAGCGGAAGTGATACAAGCGGCATCAGTGTAAAAGGAACTCTGCATTGGGTAAACGCTGCTGATGCTGTAGAAGTTGAAGTACGGGAATATGATCGTTTATTCAGAGTAGAAAACCCTGCAAGCGAAGAAGGTGATTTTAAAGATTACATCAACCCTGATTCGTTGACGGTTGTAAAAGGTTATGCAGAGCCTGCAATTAAAACAGCAACACTCACTGATCGTTTCCAGTTCCTGCGCAAAGGATATTATTGTTTAGATAAAGATTCGACTGAAAATAAATTCATCTTCAACCGCACTGTTACATTGAAAGATGCATGGGCAAAGGAAGTGAAAAAAGGATAA
- the rocD gene encoding ornithine--oxo-acid transaminase — protein sequence MHTSIAATSANTQHFIDKEEQFGAHNYHPLPVVLKRGEGVFMWDVDDKRYYDFLSGYSAVNQGHCHPRIVASLIEQAQKLTLTSRAFHNNLLGEYEEYITQYFGYDKVLPMNTGVEAVETSIKLARRWGYEIKGIEENKAKIIVCAQNFHGRTSTVISFSTDPSSYTKFGPFMPGFKVIPYNDLEALKEALADKDVCGFLVEPIQGEAGVVVPTDGYLSTAKKYCEEANVLFIGDEIQTGLCRTGKMLACDHENVRPDILILGKALSGGVLPVSAVLADDEIMMTIKPGEHGSTYGGNPLACAVAITSLQVLKDEKLAERAEQLGQLLRDEIEKLNSPFISLVRGKGLLNAIVIKHSNPEAAWDLCMGMKENGLLAKPTHGDKIRFAPPLVITEEQIHECVDIIRKSLQVLQ from the coding sequence ATGCATACTTCTATTGCAGCAACATCTGCCAATACACAACATTTTATTGATAAAGAAGAACAGTTCGGCGCTCACAACTATCATCCACTACCCGTTGTATTAAAACGTGGCGAAGGTGTTTTTATGTGGGATGTTGATGATAAACGTTACTACGATTTCCTGAGTGGTTATTCTGCAGTTAACCAGGGGCATTGTCATCCACGCATTGTTGCATCATTGATCGAGCAGGCACAAAAACTGACACTTACTTCACGTGCATTTCATAATAATCTATTAGGCGAATACGAAGAATACATCACACAGTATTTCGGTTATGATAAAGTATTGCCGATGAATACCGGTGTTGAAGCTGTGGAAACATCCATTAAGTTAGCACGCCGTTGGGGTTATGAAATAAAAGGCATTGAAGAAAACAAAGCGAAGATCATTGTATGTGCACAAAACTTTCATGGAAGAACTAGCACGGTGATCTCGTTCAGTACTGATCCTTCTTCTTATACGAAATTCGGACCGTTTATGCCGGGCTTCAAAGTAATTCCTTACAATGATCTGGAAGCTTTAAAAGAAGCATTGGCTGATAAAGATGTTTGCGGTTTTTTAGTTGAACCTATCCAAGGCGAAGCTGGTGTAGTTGTACCAACTGACGGTTACCTTTCAACTGCAAAGAAATATTGTGAAGAAGCTAATGTGTTGTTCATTGGCGATGAAATACAAACCGGTCTTTGTCGCACAGGAAAAATGCTGGCATGTGATCATGAAAATGTTCGTCCTGATATTTTGATTCTTGGCAAAGCACTCAGCGGTGGTGTATTGCCCGTAAGTGCAGTGTTAGCCGATGACGAGATTATGATGACGATCAAACCCGGTGAACATGGAAGTACGTATGGTGGAAATCCATTAGCATGCGCTGTTGCGATTACTTCATTGCAGGTGTTGAAAGACGAAAAACTTGCTGAGCGTGCAGAACAACTCGGACAATTATTGCGTGATGAAATTGAAAAACTCAACTCTCCATTTATCAGTTTGGTTCGGGGTAAAGGTTTATTGAATGCCATTGTGATCAAACACAGCAACCCCGAGGCAGCATGGGATCTTTGCATGGGAATGAAAGAAAACGGGTTGCTTGCAAAACCAACGCATGGCGATAAAATCCGTTTTGCTCCACCATTGGTGATAACGGAGGAACAGATTCATGAATGTGTTGATATCATTAGAAAGAGCTTGCAGGTACTTCAATAA